The genomic segment AAATCGTAGCCTTCGATCTGCAGCGGTCGCGCGATGGCATCCATCATGCCCTGGATCAGCCCGACGCTCAGTTCCTCGTCAAGACGTTCCGGCAGAATCAAGACAAACTCGTCGCTGCCCAAACGGGCAATGGTATCGGCTTCGCGGGTGAAGCTCTTGAGGCGGCTGGCAACTTCTTTCAGCAGCAAGTCGCCGGCGTTGTGGCCCAAGGTATCGTTGACGAATTTAAAACGATCCAGGTCGACGAACAGCACCCACACCCGGTGCCCGTACAGCTCTCCGTAGACAATCGCCTGGCTGAGGCGATCGCTTAGCACGTTACGGTTCGCCAGGCCGGTCAAGGTGTCGTGCCGGGCCTGATGCTCAAGCTCCGCCTCGTAACTCTTCATTTCAGTGATGTCGTACAGGGATGTCACGAAATGACTGACACGACCTGAACTATCTTTCACTGGCGCCACATACAGCTCATTCCAGAACAAGGTGCCATCCTTGCGATAGCTGCGAAATACTGCATTGGCGCTGCGTCTTTCGCGCAAGGCGGAACGAATTTCCTCCAGGCCGATCTGATCGTGATCAACACCTTGCAGCACTTCCAGGTTGCGGCCGATCATCTCGCTGGCGCTATAGCCGGTAATCAATTCAAAGGCCGGATTGACGTATTCCACCAGATAGTCCGGCAATTTGGCGCTGGAAATGATGATGGCGTTGGCGCTCGACTCTATGGCGCGCTCGCGCAATTGCAGCGCATCCTCGGCGCGCTTGCGGGCGACGATATCTTCTTTCATCATCTGCGTCGCCAGCCGCACTTGCTGCGTACGGGCATCCACCAATTGTTCGATACGCTTCGAGCGCGTTGACAGGAAATAGAGATAGGTGGCGCCCATCCAGCTCAGCAAGCTGCCGAGTATCAACACCAGGATCGAACCGGCATTTTTCTTGGTGAATACGCGCGGCGGCGACGATGCTTCGATGTACCAGGACTTGCCGGCAAGCTCGAAGGTTTGCGACATGTCTTGTGGCGCGTCGTAAAGTAACCAGGACGGCAGCCAGCGGCTGGCCGCAGATGGTGTTATCTGGTTGCCCTGGCGATAAACCAATGAAGACGCCTCAGGATTGGGACTCGCATACACCCGCAAATAAAAATCTTCACGCGCCTGTACGCCATCGCGCGCCAATACACTATTGACGAACGCATCGGCGCGCAGTGCCGCGCTGGTAAAACCGATCACCGCACGGCGCCGGTCATCGACCGTTTCCAGTACGGCGCCATGCTGGTACACCGGCATCAGAATGATCATGGCCCGCTTACCGCCATTCTGGGCAACTTTTAAATCGAATAGATCGGTAGCCGCCGGCAAACCGGTATCGCGCGCCCGTTGCATTGCCTCTTCCTGGATCACGCTTGGTGTTAAGTCAAGGGCAAACGCCGCCTCGTTGCCCGCCATGGGTTCCAGATATTCAACTACCCGGTATTGTTCGTGACCGGTGGCCGGTTCAGGCTTGCCATCGCTTAACTGGCGAATCGTGAAGTTGGGGTAATACTTACGCATTTCCGCTTCAAACGCTGGACGCTGGGCGGCCGACACCAGGCGCTGGAAGCCGAGTGACTTGATATAAGGAGCACGGCGCAGCATCGGCGTCGTAAAGGTGTGGAATTGTTCGCGACTGACTGTATCCATCGTGACAAACAGACTATTCACGGTTTCCAGTTCATGCACCAGTCCATCGAGACCGTCGACCACGGCTTTCAGATGACCGCTGCCAAGACGCCGGAATTCAGCATCCATTTTCTCGTATTCGAGATGACGTACCGACACAAACAAGCCGAGCGTAATCGCCAGGCCCAATATCAAACTGGATAAAGAGGCAATGGGTATGAAAATTGACGAGCCACGACGAAACATTTCTACTCCATTGCGAACAATAGGCGAAATATTACACGGACTTGTTACCTGATAACGCCGCGCGTTGATTTCTTTTTAGTGCACAAAATCGACTACAAGCCATAGAGCAATAATTGTTGATCTCACAGACAAAAATCAGACGGATTTCGGCGCTTCAGCGTCAGGCAGCAAGCATCCCTGCAAAATTTGCAGATCGTTGTCCTTGGCAAAATTAACCACAAAATGGTAAGCCAGCGGCTCAATCTGGCGCAGATCCTCATTGACGACGACTGAACGCACTCCGTTCAGCAGTACCGGGCGGACATACGGTGAATATTGCAGATGCGCATTGCGTCCGCCCGACCCTTCGGGACGAAAGCAAGCCATGACGCCGCACAGGCGCTCCGCCCAATCACTGGGGCGAAACTGCCGGCCATCGCTGGTAATGCCTTGGATGAAAAATTCTTTGGCGGGTGGTGCGTCAGGAGATGGAATGGTATCAGCCATGCATACAGCTCGTTTCTTCTATAACGCTTGCTACAGAGATTTGCCTACCCCGTGGTGCGGTAAGCTACGGTTTTCAAGCAACCCATGTTGCATAGTTGAAATACTTGATGAAATTCACCAAGATTATTCTTACGTATTATATCTTATAGAAGACTTCGGCACCATCCCGTACTCCCATCCCTGCATTACCCCGCACCACTCGGCACTTACCCGAGCCAGACCGCAGCCGACAATAACAGCAGCAAAAACATCCATAGCAACAAAGCGCGCCAGACCAGGCCGACTGTACTTTGCAACGCACGCGGTGTAGGGATGTCGCCTGGCGGAGTGTCGCCATCCATGGCAGTCGAATCAACCGTTGACGCATCTGCCGGCAAGATCACCGCAGCAGTTTCCAATGGCGTGCCGAGCAGCACTCCCATGGCGCCGCCACCCGTCGAAAGAATAATGCCGTCAGTCTCGTTTTTCCAGCGTTCGGCGAAATTGCGCCACGCATAAATCGCATCTTCGAAATTACCAACCACGGCAAATGCCGCCGCAGTCAAACGCGCAGGAATCCAGTCTATCCAATAAAATGCCTGGGCCGCAAAACGCCCGAAAGCTTCGTTACGCATATGGTCGGGCTCATTCCAGCCACGCGCCAGATACTCTGCAATGCGATACATGACGGCCAAGGCTGGGCCGACCGGCATCAGAAACCAGAAAAATACGCCAAACACATGGCGATGAGTGGTGATCAGCGCTTTCTCTACTGCGATACGGGAGATTTCACTCACATCCATATCCGTAGTGTCGATCTTGGCCCATTCTGCCAACAAGGTCCGCGCAGTAGCTTCGTCGCCACTGTTGAGCGCGAGTTGGATCGAACTGAAATAATGACTGTAGTGCCTGAAGCCCAGCGTCAGGTAGACGATCAGAATATTCCACAACAACGCCGCCCAGGCGCCTATATGCACGCATAACCAATAAATCAGCGCAGTCGGCACTGTCAGCGCCAGTATCACGCAAAACCAGCCCAGCCTGCCCTGACGCGCCTGCCCGGCATTGAACGAAGCCTCTATCTTGCTTGCGAAAGCCTTTACCCATGCGTACACGGGATTATCCGCGCGGAGCGGCTTCAGTTGTTCGATCAGCAATGCAAACAGAATAGAGAGAAATGTCATTAACCAGCCTTATAAGTCAACCCACGGCGCAGCAAGATGCTGCCATAACCGGCATCCCATCACCGCGCAGAACGCGGCGCGCTGGCCTTGCCGTCACATCTGAAATTGCAATATCCCATACGATAACGCAGCATAGGCGGAGAATCAAACTTGTATCGAAATTGCTGCCCTCCATTAGCGTATTTTCTATCCGCTTATCTTTGCATTCGATCATTCTATGCACGCAGAAAGTGGAACAGATTTCTCAACATCGCAGCAGTGGCGCCCCAGATAAAAAAACGCTCGTAAGGCATCGCATAAAAACTGCGACGATAACCGTCAGGCAGATCGATACTACGCAATTGATGATTCAAGCCATCCATCAGGAATGCCAGCGGCACTTCAAATATTTCCGCCACCTCGTCTGGATCCGCGCGCAAATTCACCGGCGGATTGACCAGGCACACCACGGGCGTGACCCGATAGCCGGTGCCGGTAAAGTACTCCGGCATGGTGCCAATCACCTCGACCTGATTGCGCGCCAAACCGATTTCCTCTTCCGCTTCACGCAAAGCCGTTTCTATCGGCGAGGCATCGCTCTCCTCCATCCGCCCACCCGGAAAACTCACTTGCCCGGCGTGATCCGTCAGATGCGCGGAGCGCTGGGTAAACAGCAGGGTTGGCTGCTCTTCGTGCATGACGATAGGAATCAGCACCGATGCCGGCGTCACAGGCTTGCCCGGCGACATGCGCAGAATGGCTTGACTATCCATGTTTTCGGGATGCCATTCCGGCTGGTGGGCAAAACGCTTGCGCAGCCATGCTGCGTTCATCCTTTCCGGCGCCAGCGCAGACTCGCCGGCCACCGCATCGACGGGCAGCATCAAAGGATCGAAAGTCAATTTAACCAAGAAAATTCCTCTAACAAGCTTTTCAACACTTTACCGCGATGGCAATGAATGACCTACGGTATTCACAGATCATAACAATTTCCGACATTTTACTTTACAGCAACACCAATCGGAGATTGATCAGCCGAATGCAAAAAAGGGGCGCCTGACGGCGCCCCTTTTTATGCAATACCTGTATCTGCTACGACACAACTTACTCGGCCGCTGGTGCAGCCTTTGCAGTGTTGCGACGTTGTGGCAGTTTTTCCTTGATACGTGCCGATTTACCGGAACGCTCACGCAGGTAGTACAGCTTGGCGCGACGGACATCGCCGCGACGCTTGACTTCGATCGAAGCGATCAATGGCGAGTACAGTTGGAATGTACGCTCAACGCCTTCACCCGAAGAAATCTTGCGGACGATAAAGTTGGAGTTCAAACCACGGTTACGACGCGAAATCACGACGCCTTCGTAAGCCTGGGCGCGCTTGCGCGTACCTTCAACTACGTTGACGTTGACGACGACTGTATCGCCAGGTGCGAAATCAGGGATATTCTTGCCGAGACGGGCAATTTCTTCTTGCTCAAGTTGTTGGATCAAGTCCATTTTTAGCTCCATATACCATCTTGCTGACGCCGTTTTGTGTCTTGGCTTCTAGCCAGGCCACTGCTCAGTAGAGGATGGGGTTAAACACAGGCGGCCGGCTGGCCTCCTCTTGGTACTGCCGTTTTTACTACTTTGCTACTAACTACAACAGATCGGGCGCTTACGCACTCAACCTATATTCCGTAAAAATTTTTCATCTGCAGTGCTTAGCAAGCCAGCCGCGCGTATCTTTTGAATCAGGTCCGGGCGCTTCTTTGCTGTTGCCGTCAGCATCTGCTGACGCCGCCATTTTTCGATTTCAGCGTGATGACCGCCCATCAACACCGGCGGCACTCCCACGCCTTCATACTGTTCAGGCCGTGTGTAATGAGGACAATCCAGCAAGCCGTTGACAAAACTGTCCTCGACCGCAGATGCACCGTCATTCAATACGCCAGGCAACTGCCGGATTACCGCGTCCATCAAAGCCATCGCCGGCAATTCACCACCGGACAGAACGAAATCGCCAAGGCTGATTTCCTCATCCACGCAACGGTCCAGCAAACGCTGGTCCACCGCTTCATAACGACCGCACAGCAATACCAGGCCGGGTTCGCTACGCAATTCCATGACACGCTGATGCGTCAGCGGCTGGCCTTGCGGCGACAAATAGATAACTCTTGGTGTAGGCAGGCTTTGTTGCTGCTGACGCGCCTTGGCAGCGTCAAGCGCTGCTTCCAGCGGCTTCGCCATCATCACCATGCCGGGTCCGCCACCATAAGGCCGGTCATCCACGGTACGATGATTGTCGGTGGTGAAATCACGCGGATTCCACAAAGTCAGTTCACACTTTTTCTGCTCAAATGCGCGTCGGGTAACGCCCGACTGCGTCAATGCAGCAAACATTTCTGGAAACAGAGTGACGACATCAAATTGCATACCGCTCACCTTCTTGTTCCGCTCGTAATCCGCGATCTGGATCTTGTTTGCCACTTCAGCTGCCTGGGACTCAATCCGGATTCAATAATCCAGACCCCAGTCAACCGTGATTTTCTTTGCTGCCTGATCCACCGTCTTGACGAACTGCTCAACAAACGGGATCAATAATTCTGGTGCTGCCTTATTCTGGTCTTTGCCTTGATCGGCGACTGCCGGCACGGTAATCCGAAGAATCGGATGTGCGCCGTTGTCCATCAGATCAGCGACCACACCCAGATGTTCACCCTGCAGATTTTCAACCACCAGGCCGATCAAATCGACCCAATAGAATTCATCGTCCGAGAGCGCCGGGAAATGGCTGCGTGGAATATGCACCACAGTGCCCTTCATGGCTTCGGCTGCATCGCGCCCTGCCACGCCCATCAGGCGCGCCACAATGTCGCCACTGTGATTTTTGGCCTGCATCATTTCAACATCGCGCAATTCCGGCGAGTTCTGCCGGCCTAGCCACCATGTCTTGGCGTGCAACAGCGCATCTGCATCCGCTGAATACGATTTTATCCGCACCCAGCCATTGATACCGTAAGCGCCGGTAATGTAACCGACCACGACCAAATCCGAAGGTATTGCAGTCCCGGTTTGTGCTGTGGTCGACAAAGCTACTAACGCGCTCAACGGTTCAAGCCACAGACTTAAGCTGCGGTTTTCTTGGCAGCGTCAGCAACCAGACGTGCAACTGTCGGCGACATTTGTGCGCCAACACCTTGCCAATGCGTCAGGCGATCCTGAGCAATTCGGAAAGTCTCTTCAGCGCCAGACGCTACCGGATTGTAAAAACCGATACGCTCGATGAAGCGACCGTCACGGCGATTGCGCGAATCAGTAGCTACGATGTTGTAAAAAGGACGCTTCTTTGCGCCACCACGGGATAAACGAATAACGACCATAATGTTTCCAAAAAGTGTTCGAACACGGAAAAAGCCGCAAATTATAACGCAAACTATACCCACCCCGCAACCTAAGCCGGTCGTCGGTGTGGCGTCACTACGTCAAAAAGGTATTTGCAAGGCTGTAAAAATCGCTTTACCGCTCCATGAGCAAGTAACAAGCGCACTGGGTAGATGCTATCGATGACAGTCAATTGATTGAGGAAGTTGTACACTACACCCTCAATTCGCTGTCCGATGCTTACGATGCGCGTTGGCAACATCAGTAGCGATAACGGCGCTAGTATATTAGCAATTTCCTCATTTGAGGCAAAGTAGTGCATTTTGCGGTGTTTTTTGCAGCGTGCGACAAACAATTCACTCCCCGTCCCCACCAATGCCCCTAAGCCACAAGAACAAAACACTTGCCACTTTTACAGCCACCGTATTCGGCAGCATTGGCTTGCACCGCTTTTACCTGAAAGGTCCCAGCGATATCTGGGGCTGGCTGCACTTTGCAACTTTGCCAACATCATTGCTGGCTTACTGGCTGTGGGGCAAAGACCAGCAGGTAGCTTTCCTGTTTGCGCCATTGATTATCTCGGGACTGGTTGCCTGCCTGGAATCACTGATCATCGGCCTGACTCCGGATGAAAAATGGGATGCAAAATACAACGCCCATTCCGGCCGCCAGTCGGACTCCAGCTGGTTTGTGATTTTGCTGGTGGTCCTGACCCTGGGCGTCGGCGCGATTGCCCTGATAGGCGCCATTGCGCGCACTTTCGACCTGTTGTTCACAGGTGGCGCCTATGGTTGAACCTGCCACGCACCTCATGAAACGACAATAAAAAAAGCAGCCAACCGGCTAATGCCGTTCAGTTAAGGATTTTTCTTTGTTACCCGAACGGCATATTTCTTTGGTCTGCCCTTGACGGCCCGGTCGAACTGATGACCGGGCCATTCTTCATTCAGGAGGGTAACCAGCCTTTCTCGCAAATGCTTCATGAATGCCGGTAACTTGCCATAAATAAAAATGCCGTTCAGTCTTAACTGAACGGCATTAGCCAACCGGCTGCTTTTTTCGCTTGGAACAAGATCAGAACTGATCTTCCGTCAGCGCCATCACGCCGCTGCTACCCTCTGTGATCGAGATACGGAAAGCATCTGCCTGGGACAGGATATGTTCAGCAAAGAAGCGCGCCGTACCGATCTTGGCCTGATAGAAACCGTTGTCACCGCTACCGGCAGCCAGTTTTTGCGCAGCCACCAGAGCCGCGCGGCCCAGCTGCCAGCCACCCAGCACGATCCCCGCCAGCTTCAGATACGGCACGCTGCCGGCAAACACACCTTTGATATCGCTCTTCAGATTATCAACAACGTAAGTAACAACCTGCTCCAAGGCATCAGCGCCGATGGCTAGCTGCTTGCTGATCGCAACCAAGTCAGCCACACCACTGCCGGCCAGTTCGCCTTGCGTAGCACGCACTTGCGCGATGATACCCTTGGCGACAGCACCGCCATCGCGCACCGTCTTGCGACCGATCAGATCGTTGGCCTGGATTGCGGTAGTACCTTCGTAGATCGTCAGGATCCGTGCGTCGCGATAGAACTGCGCGGCGCCGGTCTCTTCAATAAAACCCATGCCGCCGTGGATCTGCACGCCGGTCGATGCCACATCGATCGACAGCTCAGTCGACCAGCCCTTGACCACTGGCACCATGTACTCATAGAACGCTTGATTCGCCTTGCGTGTCGCTTCATCGGCGTGATGATGCGCTGCGTCGTGCGCAGCCGCAGTCACGTAGGCCAACGCCCGCGCACCTTCGATCTGCGAGCGCATGCTCATCAGCATACGACGCACATCCGGCTGATGAATGATCGTCACGGCGCCGGCGGAGCCTGCCAGGTCGCGCGATTGCACGCGGTCCTTGGCATAGGCCACGGCCTTTTGATAAGCCCGTTCGGCGACGCTGATGCCTTGCAGACCGACTGCAAAACGCGCCGCGTTCATCATGATGAACATATATTCGAGGCCACGATTTTCCTGCCCCACCAACGTACCGACCGCACCGCCATTGTCGCCGAACTGCAGCACGGCAGTCGGGCTGGCCTTGATGCCGAGCTTGTGCTCCAGCGAAACGCAATGGACATCGTTGCGCGCACCCGGAGTGCCATCGGCGTTGACCATGAATTTCGGGACGATGAACAGCGAGATACCCTTGACGCCATCAGGTGCACTCGGCGTACGCGCCAGCACCAGGTGCACGATATTCTCCGCCATATCGTGCTCACCGTAGGTGATGAAAATCTTGGTGCCGGAAATTTTGTAAGTGCCATCATCCTGCGGCACGGCGCGGGTACGCACCAGCGCCAGGTCGGAACCGGCTTGCGGCTCGGTCAGGTTCATGGTGCCAGTCCACTTTCCGGACACCAGGTTTTCCAGGTAAATACGCTTTTGTTCATCGCTGCCCGCAGTCAACAAGGCTTCGATGGCGCCATCGCTCAGCAACGGACACAGAGCGAATGAAAGATTGGCGGCATTCAGCATTTCGATGCATGGCGTCGCCACCAGCTTCGGCAAGCCCTGGCCGCCGAATTCGACCGGATGCTGCACACCTTGCCAGCCGGCGTCGGCAAATGCCTTGAAGGCTTCCTTGAAGCCTTTGCTGGTGGTGACTTGACCGTCATGCCAATAACTCGGCTCCAGATCGCCGCTACGATTCAGCGGCGCTACCACCTCACTGCAAAATTTGGCGTTCTCTTGCAACACCGCTTCCACAGTTTCCGGGGTCGCATCTTCACAACCAGGCAGCGTACTGACCTGCTCCAGACCGGCCAGTTCGTTCAGCACGAACAGCATGTCTTTCAATGGGGCGACATAACTCATGAGCTACTCCTAAAAATCGGGGTGGCACGAGAACCCGGCATTGCCAGCATTCACATTACCACCCCTATGCATTCGATTTTTGACAGAATGCCGAGATATTGCAACGTCTCGGCATTCATCAAGCGCCCGTCGGCTTAACCCAGCTCAGCCACCAGTTGCGGCACGATCTCGAACAGGTCGCCGACAATGCCGTAATCTGCCACCGAGAAAATCGGCGCTTCTTCATCCTTGTTGATCGCGACGATGACCTTGGAATCCTTCATCCCTGCCAAATGCTGGATCGCACCGGAAATGCCGACGGCGATATACAGTTGCGGCGCGACGATCTTGCCGGTCTGGCCGACTTGCCAGTCGTTCGGTACAAAGCCCGCGTCAACTGCGGCGCGCGAAGCGCCCATCGCCGCACCCAGCTTATCTGCCAGCGGCTCCAGAAGCTTGAAGTTTTCAGCGGAACCCATGCCGCGACCACCGGAAACGATGATCTTGGCGGCGGTCAGTTCGGGGCGATCCGACTTGGCCAGTTCACGCGACACAAAAGCCGATTTGCCGAAGTCGGCAGCTGCAGCGATATTTTCCACTGCGGCCGAACCGCCGGCGGCAGCTGCATCGAAGCCAGTTGTGCGGACGGTGATGACTTTGACGGCATCGCTAGATTGCACGGTAGCGATGGCGTTGCCGGCGTAGATCGGACGCTCGAAAGTGTCCGGACTGTCGACCTTGGTGATTTCGGAAATCTGGCCGACGTCCAGTTTGGCGGCGACGCGCGGCAAAATATTTTTGCCGTACGCGGTGGCCGGCGCCAGGATGTGGCTATAAGCCGATGCCAGCGCCAGTACCTGTTCAGCAACGTTCTCCGCCAGGCCATCGGCGAAGTAAGCGGCGTCGGCGACCAGTACCTTGGTGACGCCAGCCAGCTGCGCGGCGGCTTGTGCGGCGGCACTGCAATTGCTGCCAGCGACCAGTACGTGGACTTCGCCGCCACATTGGCTGGCGGCGGTAACTGTGTTGAGAGTGCTGCCTTTTAATGAGGCATTATCGTGTTCAGCAATGACTAAGGCTGTCATGTGGGCTCCTGATTTTGTCTGCGCTCGCCTGCATTCATGCGGCGCTGCGCTTGGTTCTAGATAAGTGTTTTATAAGTGCTAGGCTCTTGCCAGGCGCTTACAGGACCTTGGCTTCGTTTTTCAGCTTGGCGACCAGGGTTGCCACGTCAGGCACCTTGATACCGGCGCTGCGCTTGGCAGGTTCCACTACTTTCAGCGTCTTCAGGCGCGGCGCAACGTCAACACCCAGATCGGCCGGCTTGAACACATCCAGCGTTTTCTTTTTGGCTTTCATGATGTTCGGCAGCGTCACATAGCGCGGCTCGTTCAGGCGCAAGTCAGTGGTGATGATAGCCGGCAGAGTCAGGGCGATGGTTTCCAGGCCGCCGTCGACTTCGCGCGTTACCGTTACCTTGCCGTCTTCCAGCACGACTTTGGAAGCAAAAGTGGCTTGCGGCCAACCCAGCAACGCCGCCAGCATCTGGCCAGTCTGGTTGCAATCGTCGTCGATTGCTTGCTTGCCGAGGATGATCAACTGCGGCTGCTCCTTATCCGCGACGGCTTTCAACAACTTGGCTACCGCCAGCGGCTGCAGATCGGTATCAGCGGTGTCGACCAGGATGCCGCGGTCGGCGCCGATCGCCATGGCGGTGCGCAGAGTTTCCTGGCATTGAGTCACGCCGCAGGAAATCGCGATCACTTCAGTGACCTTGCCGCCTTCTTTCAGGCGCGTTGCTTCTTCCACCGCGATTTCGTCAAACGGATTCATCGACATCTTGACGTTGGCAATATCTACACCGCTGCCGTCCGACTTGACTCGTACCTTGACGTTGTAGTCGACGACACGCTTGACTGGTACTAATACTTTCATCGTTATGCCTTTTTATGGAAATAAAAAATCTGGGTAGCGCGGACTGGCGCGACTAACGTAAAACTTAACGCCAAGGTTAACGTTTACGTAAATCTCAATTGAGAATTATAAGAGAGAATTCGCTCCGACGCTGAAATTTAGCACGATCGTTCTATTAAATCTTAGAGCAAATAGACTAATAGCGTCATGATCTTGTAAAACAAGACACTTTCAGCGCGATCCATGGCTTGCAGGGACAATTCGAAAAGATGATTCGCCACATCGGAACACACGGGCGGAAAAGAAGAAGTCGGGGAGGAGAAAAACAGGATACAGCTTAAGCTGAACACGACCTACAGGAAGCAGGCCGTGCAGTATTCACAACGATGACACGACTTGCAGTGAAAAACGAGAGTGCCCGATTAAAATAACAGGCCCTTATTTACGCTTCATGAAGAAAATGAATTCCCTGTTTTCTTCACTCTGTTCCAGCAAATCATTGCCTGTCTGCTTCGCAAATGCCTGGAAATCCCGCACAGAGCCGGAATCCGTGGCCAGTACGCGTAGCACTTCGCCACTCAGCATATCCGCCAGCGCCTTTTTTGTTTTCAAAATCGGCAGTGGGCAATGCAAACCGCGTGCGTCGAGTTCTTTATTAAATTCCATAACCACTTCGTAATGTAAAGATTTTTAACATTTGCTGCTCTTTGCTGATTCTACTCCAAACGCAAGCGGCTTTGACGCATCGCAACAAAGCATCAATCATTTTTACAACAGCATGGTGAATAGCAAATATGTCCTTAATACAATCTTTCCGCATATCCACATGCTAATATTCAATTGATAAGTATTGCGCTGTAATAAACATATTCGCGGGGCACACCAGCCACGTCAGGCGAAACATTCTTAGGAACGAGCATGCAGGACAGTCTTGGCGAAAAGCCTTTCAGCAACATCACACCGTTCTGGCAACGCTTACCTCAATTTTTCCTGTATCCGCTACAAGGGCCGCTAATCTGGCACCCGGCTGTCTACTCCCTGATCGGTACCGGCCTGTGGCTGCTCGGCAGGAACGACGAAGATGGTGGGTTCTCCCCTTTCATTATGCTCATTGCGGTCCTGGTCGGCATTGGTTTTTCGCTCGATCTGACGCGTCAGGCATTTCGAATTCTGGAACAAACTTCACTCGGCAATTTACGCTGTGCGGATTTTGACGACGCCGACGACGTCCATAAAATGTCGCCCTATAAATTACTACTCATAACGTTAGTGCAAGGTTTCTTCATCGCCATCCTGGCGGCCATTCATCCCATGCTGGAACTACTGGGAACCGCTGTGGCAAATTTGATGCTGCCAGCCAGCATCATGGTGCTTGGCTATACCCACAGTTTCACCAGCGCGATCAATCCTCTCAACGTTTTCAAGATGATCAAAGCCTGCGGCTGGCCTTATCTCGCACTCTGGGTGTTTGGTTTCATACTAAGCCAATGCGCGCCGATTGTCATCATGCTGTTTGTGGGCAAACTATCACTGACCTTGCTGATCGCCGTTGGTATTTTTGCTTGCGCTTACTTCACCTTGGTCGGCTTCAACCTGATGGGTTATACGATGTATCAATACCATCAGGAAATCGGCTATTCGCCGGACCGCAATTTTGAAATCAATGCGCTAGCCAGCAGCCGCAACAATCGTCCCTTGAGCGATGATGACATCCTGGCGCAACAGGTCGGTGCGCTGATCCGCGACGGCAACATCGACATGGCGATGGAAATGATCTGGGAAGAATTGCGCTACGACCAATTCAATCCGCAATTGTCGAGTCACTACGCCAAACTGCTGGTATTAAAAGGCGACAAAGCCAAGCAACTCGAATATGCGCCGCGACATCTTTTCACGCTGGCGCGTTCAGCGAAAGCAGGACGAATAGGCGACGCGTGGAAGCAGGCCCGCCGGCTCGATCCCGAATTCAAAATCGACAATCCTGATCATGTTCTGGAAATCGCAGCCGCGGCCGCCAGTGCGCGCGAATATCAGATCGCGCTTGAAATTATCTCGGGCTTCCACAAGCGCGCGCCGCGTCACAAAGATGTCCCGGCAGTGCTGGTGCTGGCCGG from the Collimonas arenae genome contains:
- the rimM gene encoding ribosome maturation factor RimM (Essential for efficient processing of 16S rRNA), with product MSALVALSTTAQTGTAIPSDLVVVGYITGAYGINGWVRIKSYSADADALLHAKTWWLGRQNSPELRDVEMMQAKNHSGDIVARLMGVAGRDAAEAMKGTVVHIPRSHFPALSDDEFYWVDLIGLVVENLQGEHLGVVADLMDNGAHPILRITVPAVADQGKDQNKAAPELLIPFVEQFVKTVDQAAKKITVDWGLDY
- a CDS encoding acyl-CoA dehydrogenase; translated protein: MSYVAPLKDMLFVLNELAGLEQVSTLPGCEDATPETVEAVLQENAKFCSEVVAPLNRSGDLEPSYWHDGQVTTSKGFKEAFKAFADAGWQGVQHPVEFGGQGLPKLVATPCIEMLNAANLSFALCPLLSDGAIEALLTAGSDEQKRIYLENLVSGKWTGTMNLTEPQAGSDLALVRTRAVPQDDGTYKISGTKIFITYGEHDMAENIVHLVLARTPSAPDGVKGISLFIVPKFMVNADGTPGARNDVHCVSLEHKLGIKASPTAVLQFGDNGGAVGTLVGQENRGLEYMFIMMNAARFAVGLQGISVAERAYQKAVAYAKDRVQSRDLAGSAGAVTIIHQPDVRRMLMSMRSQIEGARALAYVTAAAHDAAHHHADEATRKANQAFYEYMVPVVKGWSTELSIDVASTGVQIHGGMGFIEETGAAQFYRDARILTIYEGTTAIQANDLIGRKTVRDGGAVAKGIIAQVRATQGELAGSGVADLVAISKQLAIGADALEQVVTYVVDNLKSDIKGVFAGSVPYLKLAGIVLGGWQLGRAALVAAQKLAAGSGDNGFYQAKIGTARFFAEHILSQADAFRISITEGSSGVMALTEDQF
- a CDS encoding NINE protein, which produces MPLSHKNKTLATFTATVFGSIGLHRFYLKGPSDIWGWLHFATLPTSLLAYWLWGKDQQVAFLFAPLIISGLVACLESLIIGLTPDEKWDAKYNAHSGRQSDSSWFVILLVVLTLGVGAIALIGAIARTFDLLFTGGAYG
- a CDS encoding electron transfer flavoprotein subunit alpha/FixB family protein, with translation MTALVIAEHDNASLKGSTLNTVTAASQCGGEVHVLVAGSNCSAAAQAAAQLAGVTKVLVADAAYFADGLAENVAEQVLALASAYSHILAPATAYGKNILPRVAAKLDVGQISEITKVDSPDTFERPIYAGNAIATVQSSDAVKVITVRTTGFDAAAAGGSAAVENIAAAADFGKSAFVSRELAKSDRPELTAAKIIVSGGRGMGSAENFKLLEPLADKLGAAMGASRAAVDAGFVPNDWQVGQTGKIVAPQLYIAVGISGAIQHLAGMKDSKVIVAINKDEEAPIFSVADYGIVGDLFEIVPQLVAELG
- a CDS encoding electron transfer flavoprotein subunit beta/FixA family protein; translated protein: MKVLVPVKRVVDYNVKVRVKSDGSGVDIANVKMSMNPFDEIAVEEATRLKEGGKVTEVIAISCGVTQCQETLRTAMAIGADRGILVDTADTDLQPLAVAKLLKAVADKEQPQLIILGKQAIDDDCNQTGQMLAALLGWPQATFASKVVLEDGKVTVTREVDGGLETIALTLPAIITTDLRLNEPRYVTLPNIMKAKKKTLDVFKPADLGVDVAPRLKTLKVVEPAKRSAGIKVPDVATLVAKLKNEAKVL
- a CDS encoding sulfurtransferase TusA family protein, with protein sequence MEFNKELDARGLHCPLPILKTKKALADMLSGEVLRVLATDSGSVRDFQAFAKQTGNDLLEQSEENREFIFFMKRK
- the rpsP gene encoding 30S ribosomal protein S16, with the protein product MVVIRLSRGGAKKRPFYNIVATDSRNRRDGRFIERIGFYNPVASGAEETFRIAQDRLTHWQGVGAQMSPTVARLVADAAKKTAA